A single window of Neospora caninum Liverpool complete genome, chromosome XII DNA harbors:
- a CDS encoding Myosin, related: MTASSLDGASPTGGGDQGDEEVRCAVGTKIYVSDPADVWKTAEVVKIQEDGSLTARVDADNELVHLRKGDLWYLCNTDVWNTTGLSAPTDLTMLTHLHEAAVLDSLNLRFDIDEIYTFTGPILIAVNPFKQIAGLYDMKPHVFASSSAAYEGMCNEKQSQTILISGESGAGKTESTKFVMKFLACAGSDDLERRSQVEAQVLESNPLLEAFGNARTLRNDNSSRFGKFIELQFQTNKTKRVSGNRGRLCGARIQTYLLEKVRVCDQQEGERNYHIFYQLCAAAEAAAQKGGIYYFPSPKFRKAADAKPQEMDMSLFEPRDKFKYLTKSSCHALQGVDDCEEFDSTVFAMQTVGISPEEQMNIFSVVGAVLCLGNVSFETPKGNSEGSQVAPSCAEYVSKACRLLGVESDALQEAMCYRTIKTMHESYRKPLKTDEAWEMKDALCRALYGCLFLQVVARTNQSIGYLTEVKSPDDVLLFCGVLDIFGFECFAFNSFEQLCINFTNERLQNFFNTFVFKCEEELYRAEGIQWNPLDFPDNADCVALLQDKPLGLFSMLDEECMVPAGKDRGFNNKVCQKHTGHKRFGVIKTKPNCFVVHHFAGSVEYCSDGFLEKNKDQLSLDLQEAIKASSIAFVSHLFTAFLNRGASEDGASVGKKRKFVTVSSEFREQLGSLMDTVNKTAPHFIRCIKPNPQNLPDLFDRVTVNEQLRYGGVLQAVQVSRAGYPVRLSHRDCFFDYKALADKAVLEKLCMQSEGTVSSETWRERAQALLLHLDAKLNLDRKKKDAPSHDKTWAVGKSLCFFKNEAYEVLSASLMSVRVQAATAIQARYKCFVQRRFFLMYRQTVVFLQSHVRMFLCKLEAWRRRQDRAAKRIETFLRGAVARLRYLRTLKQIKTIQAAWRGKQTRSKLRDLQLHEAAGKIQATWKMHRQRASYRDLRKAATLAQLKWKRILARRMLRRLREEAREVSGLLKKAQDLQRDLGEERSKRSEVESHVLQLQAKNEELLKEIQRLHKELDRAKEEVASLQASNEDFASQVKQLKESLTAGSSTPSTPQMTPGTQKRRLSNHADAQQSQGDRLSTQTDEELKALRQELEKREAEAQLQQSEHETLIAKLQASLKEAESALEQEKTQRSEAEARYKLVLEDSSASSTHFRLSSAGAAKQQPGSSLASGEAGGVSSTLLREKRNKVPDGDGALAATKTLSPLPSVALASEHWECVLHDQRWIDLLLLGPAGVGKTGLLEQFLIKLGDEVHLEQLRVSRKMEDQAPFSKLPQHYELVYPRDSEDAPTRGAKPRDDELTRVNVLDFPGPSRTKQNPALRVKQAFVVAVVYDPTRPETCDEALQVLTNVVLPCRPKVAAQDGLAACVSGRVYLVENGWRVAAREGTVQVDTAAIRDKGTSTAGLRCHYRELVHLESLVDEIVPLMAEWRGMLQQQRLAMLQHHARLQPGSAAGLSPFALPRPPAQASRGASLSFSNAAHAAGSGLRENGAEKSPSVSGSASGTHRQGSLSANLFDSIRSFLSQSSMRPGPGSALASGAKQSVDSKLLRPSMKPGGSAMLKKLKSRNMDAHSVVPVQELQDSDSAITCVVFGKEKDNRDYILLAAASKDGSVVIYRCYRLEAERQMFDQEQVSLLVAPASKPPGDNREHFGPSVSVHSRLVGHSRAVTCLFFSLLEDQLVTTSIDKSVRFWHVDTGDMLKVFTDSSPALAAAFLPFNPTAFVASNSNSILRLVCATSGRVIQKLKVESEVRALKFDDTGLFCFAGTKAGAVHVLEASDTINIRFKFKTTLGKGAVTCITFVPSTGPGQYPRLLINCCDSSVAIVECIYGPPPGVLTNLLVRHRVRIAHSLLPLRCWFSNFGGGWLITGSEDKDVYCFSLQQGANFKAISLKHHQAPILAVATNLQDTLLVSADSMGKLVLWRSLDFSGAADASAGARGRAV, translated from the exons ATGACGGCCTCATCGTTGGATGGGGCGTCTCCCACCGGAGGCGGAGaccagggagacgaagaggttCGCTGCGCTGTCGGGACGAAAATCTACGTCTCTGACCCCGCTGATGTGTGGAAAACAGCAGAGGTCGTGAAAATCCAAGAGGATGGCAGTTTGACTGCGAGAGTGGATGCAGACAACGAACTCGTACACCTCAGGAAAGGCGACCTGTGGTATCTCTGCAATACCG aTGTGTGGAACACCACGGGCCTCAGCGCGCCGACCGACTTGACGATGCTGACACATTTGCACGAGGCGGCGGTCCTCGACTCTCTCAACCTCCGTTTCGACATCGACGAGATCTACACATTCACTGGTCCCATCCTCATTGCGGTCAATCCGTTCAAGCAAATCGCCGGTCTCTATGACATGAAA CCTCacgtcttcgcctcgagcAGCGCAGCCTACGAGGGTATGTGCAACGAGAAACAGAGTCAGACGATTCTCATTTCCGGGGAGAGTGGAGCcggaaagacggaaagcaCGAAATTCGTGATGAAGTTCCTGGCCTGCGCCGGCAGCGACGACTTGGAGCGGCGGTCGCAAGTCGAGGCGCAAGTCCTCGAGAGCAATCCGCTCTTGGAAGCCTTCGGCAACGCCCGCACCCTTCGAAACGACAACAGCAGTCGCTTCGGGAAATTCATCGAACTCCAGTTCCAAACAAACAAAACGAAGCGCGTGTCGGGCAATCGAGGCAG GCTCTGTGGCGCGCGAATCCAGACGTATCTTTTGGAGAAAGTTCGCGTGTGCGACCAGCAGGAGGGAGAGCGGAACTACCACATCTTTTATCAACTGTGTGCAGCAGCAGAAGCAGCAGCACAGAAAGGAGGCATTTACTACTTCCCGTCCCCGAAATTCCGAAAGGCAGCTG acgcAAAGCCTCAGGAGATGGACATGTCTTTGTTCGAGCCGCGCGACAAATTCAAGTACTTGACGAAGAGCAGTTGCCACGCGCTGCAGGGCGTGGACGACTGCGAAGAATTTGACAGCACCGTCTTCGCGATGCAAACGGTTGGTATCTCGCCTGAGGAGCAAATGAACATTTTCTCGGTCGTGGGCGCAGTCTTGTGTCTCGGCAACGTCTCCTTCGAAACCCCCAAAGGGAACAGCGAAGGCTCTCAAGTCGCCCCGAGCTGCGCGGAATACGTCAGCAAGGcctgccgtcttctcggcgtcgagagcgacgcgctgcAGGAAGCGATGTGCTACCGGACGATCAAGACGATGCACGAGAGCTACCG GAAACCGTTGAAGACGGACGAGGCGTGGGAGATGAAGGACGCGTTGTGTCGCGCGTTGTACGGCTGTTTGTTTCTGCAAGTCGTTGCCCGGACGAACCAGTCGATTGGGTACTTGACGGAGGTGAAGAGCCCCGATGACGTCCTTTTGTTTTGCGGCGTGCTCGACATCTTCGGTTTCGAGTGCTTCGCCTTCAACTCGTTCGAGCAGCTATGCATCAACTTCACAAACGAACGTCTCCAGAACTTCTTCAACACCTTTGTGTTCAAGTGCGAAGAGGAGCTCTACCGCGCCGAAGGCATCCAGTGGAACCCGCTGGACTTCCCAGACAACGCCGACTGCGTCGCGCTGCTGCAAGATAAGCCTCTAGGCCTCTTCTCCATGCTCGACGAAGAGTGCATGGTCCCCGCCGGCAAAGACCGAGGCTTCAACAACAAAGTGTGCCAAAAACACACGG GTCACAAGCGTTTTGGGGTGATCAAGACAAAGCCGAATTGCTTTGTGGTTCACCATTTCGCGGGGAGCGTTGAGTATTGCTCGGACGGTTTCTtggagaagaacaaggacCAGTTGTCGCTGGATCTTCAGGAGGCGATCAAGGCGTCTTCCATCGCGTTCGTGTCGCATCTCTTCACTGCCTTCTTGAACCGCGGAGCGTCGGAGGACGGCGCCTCTGtgggaaagaagcggaagtTCGTGACGGTGTCGAGCGAGTTCCGCGAACAACTCGGTTCCCTAATGGACACGGTCAACAAGACGGCGCCGCACTTCATTCGCTGCATTAAGCCGAATCCACAGAACCTCCCTGACCTGTTTGATCGCGTGACTGTGAACGAACAGCTGCGCTACGGCGGTGTCCTGCAAGCAGTTCAAGTCAGTCGCGCCGGCTACcccgtgcgcctctctcaccGGGACTGCTTCTTCGACTATAAGGCGCTGGCCGACAAGGCCGTTCTCGAGAagctttgcatgcagagcgagGGGACTGTGTCCTCGGAGACTTGGCGCGAACGCGCGCAGGCGCTGCTTCTCCACCTCGACGCGAAACTCAACCTGGAtagaaagaagaaggatgCGCCTTCCCACGACAAAACGTGGGCGGTGGGAAAGTCTCTGTGCTTCTTCAAGAACGAAGC GTACGAGGTGTTGTCGGCGAGTTTGATGAGCGTTCGGGTCCAAGCGGCGACGGCCATCCAGGCGCGGTACAAGTGTTTCGTCCAGAGGCGCTTTTTCCTGATGTATCGGCAGACGGTTGTTTTCCTCCAGTCCCACGTTCGCATGTTTCTCTGTAAATTGGAGGCTTGGCGCCGGAGACAAGACCGCGCAGCGAAGCGCATCGAGACTTTCTtgcgcggcgccgtcgcgcgtCTGCGCTACTTGAGGACTCTGAAGCAAATCAAGACGATCCAGGCGGCCTGGCGAGGCAAGCAGACGCGCTCGAAACTGCGCGACTTGCAGCTGCATGAAGCAGCCGGGAAAATCCAGGCGACGTGGAAGATGCACAGACAGCGGGCGTCCTACCGAGATCTCCGGAAGGCTGCAACTCTGGCGCAACTCAA GTGGAAGCGAATCCTCGCTCGGCGCAtgctgcggcggctgcgggaGGAAGCACGGGAAGTTTCGGGCctgctgaagaaggcgcaggaTCTCCAGCGCGATctcggcgaagagaggagcaagCGAAGCGAAGTCGAGAGCCACGTTCTCCAGTTGCaagcgaaaaacgaagagctTCTCAAAGAAATCCAGAGACTCCACAAAGAACTCGATCGCGCCAAAGAGGAAGTCGCCTCTCTTCAAG CGTCGAACGAAGATTTTGCCTCGCAAGTGAAGCAGCTGAAGGAGAGCCTAACGGCAGGTTCTTCAACGCCGTCGACGCCGCAGATGACACCAGGCACTCAAAAGCGAAGACTCTCAAACCACGCAGACGCTCAACAGTCTCAAG GGGACAGGCTGTCGACTCAGACGGACGAGGAGTTGAAGGCGCTGAGGCAGGAGttggagaagcgcgaggcggaggcgcaaCTGCAGCAGTCGGAGCACGAGACGTTGATCGCCAAGTTGCAGGCCTCGTTGAAGGAGGCGGAGTCGGCTCTCGagcaggagaagacgcagcgcagcgaggcagaagcgcgCTACAAACTCGTCCTCGAGGACTCGAGCGCCAGCAGCACGCACTTCCGCTTGTCTTCCGCGGGTgcggcgaagcagcagccaggctcgtctctcgcgtctggGGAGGCGGGCGGCGTGTCCAGCACCTTGttgcgcgagaagcggaacAAGGTGCCTGACGGCGACGGAGCTCTGGCGGCGACCAagactctgtctccgctgccttccgTCGCGCTCGCGTCTGAGCACTGGGAGTGCGTGCTGCATGACCAGCGGTGGATAGATCTGCTGCTTCTCGGCCCCGCGGGGGTCGGGAAGACGGGGCTGCTCGAGCAGTTCCTCATCAAACTCGGCGACGAAGTGCATCTCGAGCAGCTGCGCGTCAGCCGCAAGATGGAGGACCAGGCGCCGTTCAGCAAACTGCCTCAGCACTACGAGCTCGTGTACCCGCGCGACTCCGAAGACGCGCCGACCCGCGgggcgaagccgcgcgacGACGAACTGACTCGGGTGAACGTCCTCGACTTCCCGGGTCCTTCACGCACGAAACAGAATCCGGCGCTGCGCGTGAAACAGGCgttcgtcgtcgccgtcgtgTACGACCCCACAAGGCCGGAAACGTGCGACGAGGCTCTGCAAGTCCTCACGAACGTCGTCCTGCCGTGTCGCCCCAAAGTTGCCGCGCAAGACGGCCTCGCCGCATGCGTCAGCGGCCGCGTTTACCTCGTCGAGAACGGCTGGCGGGTCGCCGCCCGTGAAGGAACCGTCCAAGTCGACACCGCCGCCATTCGAGACAAAGGCACGTCGA CTGCGGGTTTGCGGTGTCATTACCGCGAGCTCGTCCACTTGGAGTCTCTGGTCGACGAGATTGTTCCACTGATGGCCGAGTGGCGGGGAATGCTGCAGCAGCAACGCCTGGCGATGCTTCAACACCacgcgcggctgcagccggGATCGGCTGCGGGGCTGTCCCCCTTTGCGCTTCCCCGGCCGCccgcgcaggcgtcgcggggagcgtcgctgtctttctcgaatgcagcgcatgcagcgggtTCTGGTTTGCGGGAGAACGGCGCGGAGAAGTCGCCGTCAGTGTCGGGAAGCGCGTCCGGGACGCATCGCCAGGGGAGTTTGTCGGCGAATTTATTTGACAGCATTCGCTCCTTCCTGTCCCAGTCCTCGATGCGGCCGGGGCCTGGCAGCGCGCTGGCCTCCGGAGCGAAGCAGTCTGTGGACTCGAAACTCCTCCGGCCGAGCATGAAGCCCGGTGGGTCGGCGATGCTCAAAAAACTCAAAAGCCGAAACATGGACGCACACAGCGTCGTCCCCGTGCAGGAGCTACAG GATTCGGATTCGGCCATTACGTGCGTCGTTTtcgggaaggagaaagacaaccGCGACTACATCCTTCTGGCGGCGGCGAGCAAAGACGGCAGCGTGGTGATCTACAGGTGCTATAGactggaggcggagagacaaatGTTTGACCAAGAGCAGGTttcgctcctcgtcgctccgGCTTCGAAGCCTCCCGGAGACAACCGAGAACACTTCGGCCCGTCGGTCTCTGTGCACTCGAGGCTG GTGGGGCACAGCCGCGCCGtcacctgtctcttcttctctctgctggaaGACCAGCTTGTCACGACGTCGATCGACAAGTCTGTTCGATTTTG GCATGTGGACACAGGAGACATGCTGAAAGTCTTCACGGACTCCTCTCCGGCTCTCGCAGCCGCCTTTTTGCCCTTCAATCCCACAGCCTTCGTCGCTTCGAACTCGAACTCGattcttcgcctcgtctgcGCCACCAGCGGCCGC GTGATTCAAAAACTCAAAGTTGAGAGCGAAGTTCGAGCACTCAAGTTTGACGACACGGgtctcttttgcttcgcTGGGACGAAGGCGGGAGCCGTGCACGTCCTCGAGGCCAGTGACACCATCAACATTCGATTCAAATTCAAAACAACTCTCGGGAAG GGCGCAGTCACCTGCATCACGTTTGTGCCCAGTACTGGTCCTGGGCAGTATCCGCGTCTCCTCATAAACTGCTGCGACTCGAGTGTCGCTATCGTCGAGTGTATCTACGGTCCGCCTCCGGGGGTTCTCACGAACCTCCTTGTTCG ccACCGCGTGAGGATTGCGCAcagtctgcttcctctgcgctGCTGGTTCTCGAATTTCGGAGGCGGCTGGCTTATCACCGGAAGTGAAGACAAGGACGTGTACTGTTTCTCGCTTCAGCAAGGGGCGAACTTCAAGGCCATTTCGCTCAAACACCACCAA GCGCCGATTTTGGCTGTCGCCACGAACTTGCAAGACACCCTGTTGGTGTCGGCCGATTCGATGGGAAAGTTGGTCTTGTGGAGAAGCCTTGACTTCTCTGGAGCAGCCGATGCGTCCGCTGGGGCCCGGGGCCGAGCGGTCTGA